From a single Shewanella donghaensis genomic region:
- a CDS encoding winged helix-turn-helix domain-containing protein, which produces MISLPYQHYLIGQCTINCYDMTITVEDKSVTLPAKVFEFLKLLILHPAKTVTKEQAIEEVWKGNVEVGKRGTGNAIWQLRKSFTELGLLPEQYFKTITKVGYQLLIEPIPINQPASSVTPISHNEQATPIFKKPLFLAISLSIITVVAAYLHQVNSSVNNDGQLAKKLTLAPERITNFEGVEERAAISADGRLMAFQWRKDSEKGHLYIKDLHDSSAPLRQVSMSKDTEGVPSWSPDGQSLAYLRITAAGECFVHVRDLISNQDKQLDSGCISTGYLHSLEWSPDGDSLAYVKKVDDSSAVHLYGLKAQSIEAITRPKTGEHDLMMTWSANSQQLAVMRSQENMIAEIILVSVEDQTQQTLISGETLVIGLDWDHNTNQLYFTALREANFIIQQYDFSQKTLTDFHQDETISSITINEATNSLYYSRHISQEHITHRSLTDGRVLKQLTSSSRDLYGQYSPTTDSLIFLSNRSGSWELWFKQQNDNIMLTDNIGMVSIPAVSPVSSHYVAPIRTTGKDYNELYVGNTADLSLSKIDKVKGNIRYASFSLDGSKVIYSSLIDGLWGLYSYNFETENIELLLSDNVKYAITDEQQGIYYTLDNTAGIYYLASGTTQPVQINNSLRAKDWGSFFYQNEQLYFLERSDENDLIKSRDKQGNLQTAFALPSMSVRHERSLAAGKNDSLIASMQGINDADIYRIPLP; this is translated from the coding sequence ATGATTTCACTTCCTTATCAACATTACTTAATCGGTCAATGCACGATTAACTGTTACGACATGACGATCACTGTCGAAGACAAGAGTGTCACCCTTCCGGCAAAAGTATTCGAGTTTTTAAAATTACTCATTCTTCATCCCGCTAAAACGGTCACCAAAGAACAAGCCATTGAAGAAGTATGGAAGGGAAACGTAGAAGTAGGCAAGCGTGGAACAGGTAACGCCATTTGGCAATTGCGAAAGTCTTTTACAGAGTTAGGATTACTGCCTGAACAGTATTTCAAAACCATCACTAAAGTGGGTTATCAACTACTCATTGAACCCATCCCCATTAATCAACCCGCAAGCTCTGTGACACCAATAAGTCATAATGAGCAAGCAACTCCAATTTTTAAAAAACCACTTTTTCTCGCCATATCACTCAGTATTATCACAGTGGTTGCTGCTTACTTACACCAGGTTAACTCTAGCGTTAATAATGACGGGCAGCTTGCTAAAAAACTCACTCTAGCACCTGAACGTATTACTAATTTCGAAGGGGTAGAAGAGCGTGCTGCGATTTCCGCAGATGGCCGCTTAATGGCTTTTCAATGGCGTAAAGACAGTGAAAAAGGCCATCTATACATCAAAGATTTACACGACAGTTCGGCGCCGCTTAGGCAAGTTTCAATGAGTAAAGATACTGAAGGCGTTCCATCCTGGTCACCTGACGGTCAATCGCTGGCTTATTTAAGAATTACCGCTGCTGGCGAATGCTTTGTTCATGTGCGCGATCTTATTAGTAATCAAGACAAACAGCTCGATAGTGGCTGTATCAGTACTGGTTACTTGCACAGCCTTGAGTGGTCTCCTGATGGTGACTCATTAGCCTATGTGAAAAAAGTTGATGATAGCTCAGCTGTTCATCTTTATGGATTAAAAGCCCAAAGTATTGAAGCCATTACTCGGCCTAAAACTGGCGAACATGACTTAATGATGACTTGGTCAGCCAATTCACAACAGCTTGCTGTGATGCGAAGTCAGGAAAATATGATTGCTGAAATCATCCTGGTATCCGTTGAGGATCAAACCCAACAAACACTGATTAGCGGAGAAACATTAGTCATTGGATTAGATTGGGACCACAACACAAATCAGTTGTATTTTACGGCATTAAGAGAAGCTAACTTTATTATTCAGCAATATGACTTTAGCCAAAAAACCTTAACTGACTTTCATCAAGACGAGACCATTAGCAGTATCACCATTAACGAAGCAACAAATAGTCTGTATTACTCAAGACATATCTCTCAAGAACACATCACCCATCGTTCACTGACTGATGGCAGAGTGCTAAAACAGCTGACTTCATCCTCTCGAGATTTATACGGCCAGTACTCGCCAACCACTGACAGCTTAATTTTTCTGTCAAATAGATCCGGTAGTTGGGAGTTATGGTTCAAACAGCAAAATGACAATATTATGCTAACCGATAACATCGGTATGGTAAGTATTCCAGCGGTATCGCCAGTCAGTTCACATTATGTCGCGCCAATTCGCACTACAGGCAAAGATTACAATGAACTCTATGTTGGTAATACTGCTGATTTAAGCTTATCTAAAATAGATAAAGTGAAGGGAAATATCCGCTACGCATCATTCAGCCTTGATGGTAGTAAAGTCATTTACTCTTCGCTTATTGATGGGCTGTGGGGGCTGTATAGCTATAATTTTGAAACAGAAAACATTGAATTATTGTTAAGCGATAATGTGAAGTATGCCATCACAGATGAACAACAAGGCATTTATTACACCCTCGATAACACGGCGGGTATTTATTATCTCGCTTCAGGCACAACCCAGCCAGTCCAAATAAATAACAGCTTACGAGCAAAAGATTGGGGCAGCTTTTTCTATCAAAATGAGCAACTTTATTTTCTTGAACGTTCTGATGAAAATGACTTAATAAAAAGCCGAGATAAACAAGGAAACCTACAAACCGCTTTTGCATTACCATCCATGAGCGTGCGACATGAGCGTAGCTTAGCTGCAGGTAAAAATGACAGCCTCATTGCTAGTATGCAAGGTATTAATGATGCTGATATATACCGTATACCTCTGCCATAA
- a CDS encoding LysR family transcriptional regulator translates to MQSITKQLSLFLDVVQQGSFTKAAALHDMDNSLLSKQIKKLEAELGVQLLNRSTRSFSLTSAGEEILEQTQVLLDTLTQIQNIADSYQSEPKGIIRITSSIFFGQEYLQPVITQFMNRYPNVKVTMSLDDKRADIISDQFDVAFRIGKLTESNLIAKKIANTHFAILASEDFVKEHGYPQSPEELIQLPAVIYSNGNVVLDQMRLSQQPHGEQFKNYKMRGNYRVSDMRTIIEAVKDGLGYTKIDLFNLNKSITELKLVPLLTNYALSTMDTGIYAVYPHRKQTLLVSEFIKAVQQYIGTPPFWVEHVPNYKSLYK, encoded by the coding sequence ATGCAGTCTATTACTAAACAGTTAAGTCTTTTTCTTGATGTGGTGCAGCAGGGGTCTTTTACAAAAGCGGCTGCTTTGCATGATATGGATAACTCGCTACTGTCCAAGCAAATCAAAAAACTGGAAGCCGAATTAGGGGTTCAATTACTTAACCGTTCGACTCGGTCTTTTTCATTAACCTCAGCGGGTGAAGAGATCCTTGAGCAAACTCAAGTTTTATTAGACACCTTAACTCAAATCCAAAATATAGCAGATTCATATCAATCTGAGCCTAAGGGCATAATTAGAATTACCTCGTCTATTTTCTTTGGTCAAGAATATCTGCAACCTGTCATCACGCAATTTATGAATCGATACCCCAATGTTAAAGTGACGATGTCGCTGGACGATAAGCGTGCTGATATTATTTCTGATCAGTTTGATGTGGCATTTAGGATTGGAAAATTAACGGAATCTAACTTGATCGCTAAGAAAATTGCTAATACGCATTTTGCCATTCTAGCCTCAGAAGATTTCGTTAAAGAGCATGGTTACCCGCAGTCTCCTGAAGAATTAATTCAGCTTCCGGCGGTGATTTATAGCAATGGTAATGTTGTATTGGATCAAATGCGTTTATCGCAGCAACCACATGGCGAACAATTTAAAAATTATAAAATGCGCGGTAATTATAGAGTCAGTGATATGAGAACGATTATTGAAGCGGTGAAGGACGGTTTAGGTTATACCAAGATTGATCTGTTTAATCTGAATAAGTCGATTACTGAACTTAAGCTAGTGCCCTTATTAACCAACTACGCTTTGTCTACCATGGACACCGGTATATATGCTGTATATCCACATCGTAAACAAACATTGTTAGTGAGTGAGTTCATTAAAGCAGTACAGCAGTATATTGGCACCCCGCCATTTTGGGTTGAACATGTGCCGAATTATAAAAGCTTATACAAATAA
- a CDS encoding carboxymuconolactone decarboxylase family protein — translation MSKFTIHTIESAPEASQAMLGQSLKSFGMVPNLHGVLAESPNTFEAYQTLHSLFENSSFNAEELTVVWQTINVEHGCTYCVPAHTGIAHMMKVDGELTEALRNRTAMPTAKLQALHDTTLLMVRNRGMLSDAEMEAFFAAGYGQQQLLEIILGLSQKVISNYVNHVAKTPVDKPFEQFAWKK, via the coding sequence ATGAGCAAATTTACTATTCACACTATTGAGTCAGCACCAGAAGCAAGCCAAGCAATGTTAGGGCAATCTTTAAAAAGCTTTGGCATGGTGCCAAATCTACATGGCGTACTTGCTGAATCACCGAATACCTTTGAGGCATATCAAACTCTACATAGCCTATTCGAAAACTCATCTTTTAATGCAGAAGAGTTAACTGTGGTGTGGCAAACAATTAATGTCGAACATGGTTGTACTTACTGTGTTCCAGCCCATACTGGTATCGCCCATATGATGAAAGTAGATGGCGAATTAACTGAAGCACTGAGAAATCGCACCGCAATGCCTACTGCTAAATTACAAGCCCTGCATGACACCACCTTATTGATGGTGCGTAATCGCGGCATGTTATCCGATGCAGAAATGGAAGCCTTCTTTGCTGCAGGTTATGGTCAGCAACAGTTACTTGAAATCATTTTAGGGCTGTCACAAAAAGTGATCAGCAACTACGTTAATCACGTTGCTAAAACGCCTGTAGATAAACCATTCGAACAATTTGCTTGGAAAAAGTAG
- a CDS encoding DsbA family oxidoreductase, with protein MSDKIKLDIVSDVVCPWCVVGYKSLQQAINELGIEDKVELEWQPFELNPDMPAEGEELRAHVARKYGSSKEDSDKARENIAQRGAEFDFEFNFGDNMHIVNTFDAHILLDYAKQFNKQTELKLRLFSAYFSEHKDVSDRNVLANELKAVGLNVDEAMTLLDNPEARSHINAEKSQWTAAGISSVPTVVFNRTSALNGAHPVESYKQVLTEILAEQKSA; from the coding sequence ATGTCAGATAAAATTAAGCTCGATATCGTTTCAGATGTAGTTTGTCCATGGTGTGTGGTCGGTTACAAAAGTTTGCAGCAAGCCATTAACGAACTGGGCATAGAAGACAAAGTTGAACTTGAATGGCAACCGTTTGAGTTAAATCCAGACATGCCAGCAGAAGGTGAAGAATTACGTGCACATGTGGCGCGTAAATATGGTTCGAGCAAAGAAGATAGCGATAAAGCCAGAGAAAATATTGCTCAGCGCGGCGCCGAATTCGATTTTGAATTTAACTTTGGCGACAACATGCATATCGTCAATACTTTCGATGCTCATATATTACTGGACTACGCTAAACAGTTTAACAAGCAAACTGAACTTAAATTACGATTATTTTCAGCCTACTTTAGTGAACATAAAGATGTCTCTGACAGAAACGTATTAGCCAATGAACTCAAAGCTGTAGGACTAAATGTTGATGAAGCGATGACATTATTGGACAATCCAGAGGCGAGATCTCACATCAATGCAGAAAAAAGCCAATGGACAGCTGCCGGTATTTCTTCAGTACCCACTGTCGTCTTTAATCGTACCAGTGCCTTAAATGGCGCTCACCCAGTTGAGTCATATAAACAAGTACTCACTGAGATTTTGGCCGAGCAAAAAAGCGCTTAA
- a CDS encoding sensor domain-containing diguanylate cyclase, whose protein sequence is MNKKTIFDPKTFLLDKPNDLISLDKWQKTVNLLAKVFHAPAGFLVQFTPDGFQVTISSQQSSNPYPAGIVIEPEANIFCRKIVETGTALYVPNAPIDPCWDTNPEVHNDGFTSYLGVPVFWPDGTPFGTFCVMDYKQTEYDSSYLELIEQLKDILESDLALIDLYGQMQQMAITDPLSGINNRRGFEALGKQRITLAQRNKAKLGLCYLDVDNFKHINDNYGHKMGDDLIKHIGLILMATVRQSDVIGRLGGDEFVALVLLESQDDLAIIKQRLQLGFASAMNATSLPDYSVSIGAIEVELDASLTTLLDEADKEMLKNKKRLA, encoded by the coding sequence ATGAATAAAAAAACAATATTTGATCCAAAAACTTTCTTACTTGATAAACCTAATGACCTTATTTCATTAGATAAATGGCAAAAAACGGTAAACTTGTTGGCTAAAGTCTTTCACGCTCCAGCAGGGTTTTTAGTCCAGTTCACTCCTGACGGCTTTCAAGTCACCATATCAAGCCAACAATCCTCTAATCCCTATCCAGCAGGTATAGTCATCGAACCTGAAGCCAATATATTCTGCCGAAAAATTGTTGAAACAGGCACGGCTCTTTATGTCCCTAATGCGCCGATTGACCCTTGCTGGGATACGAACCCCGAAGTGCACAACGATGGCTTTACATCCTATTTAGGCGTACCGGTATTTTGGCCGGATGGCACCCCTTTCGGGACTTTTTGTGTGATGGATTACAAGCAAACAGAATATGACAGTAGCTACCTTGAGTTAATTGAACAGCTGAAAGATATTTTAGAATCAGATCTCGCGTTAATAGACCTTTATGGGCAGATGCAGCAGATGGCAATCACAGATCCTCTCTCTGGCATCAACAATCGCAGAGGATTTGAGGCTCTGGGTAAACAAAGAATCACCCTTGCCCAGCGCAATAAAGCTAAGTTAGGTTTGTGCTATTTAGATGTCGATAATTTTAAGCACATAAATGACAATTATGGTCATAAAATGGGCGACGACCTCATCAAACACATTGGCTTAATTTTAATGGCAACAGTGCGTCAAAGCGATGTAATCGGACGTCTAGGTGGTGATGAGTTTGTCGCATTAGTTTTACTAGAAAGTCAGGATGATTTAGCGATTATAAAACAACGTTTACAGTTGGGGTTTGCCTCGGCCATGAATGCGACTAGCCTACCAGATTATTCAGTATCAATTGGCGCAATAGAAGTGGAACTCGATGCAAGTTTGACAACGCTATTAGATGAAGCAGATAAAGAAATGCTTAAAAACAAAAAGCGACTCGCTTAA
- a CDS encoding haloacid dehalogenase type II encodes MATTLAFDVYGTLINTHGVLAQLQTMIGDKAYAFSTTWREKQLEYSFRRGLMKNYVPFSECTRQALDYSCLYYQIDLTQGQKHTLLESYKTLPAFEDVQQGLVNLKAKGYRLFAFSNGTGPAVQQLLQTAGIIDLFEGIVSADEIKTFKPNPDIYQHFLLVSGSLASDTWLISSNPFDVTGAISAGLNSAWIKRSDEAIFDPWEIQPDTISADLLLLDKALQLSDF; translated from the coding sequence ATGGCTACAACACTCGCATTTGATGTTTACGGGACTCTAATTAACACCCATGGTGTATTAGCGCAACTGCAAACCATGATAGGTGACAAAGCCTACGCATTTTCAACCACATGGCGTGAGAAACAATTAGAGTATTCGTTTCGTCGCGGGCTGATGAAAAACTATGTTCCTTTTAGTGAGTGTACCCGCCAAGCGCTAGATTATAGCTGCCTGTATTATCAAATCGACTTAACTCAAGGTCAAAAACATACCTTACTCGAAAGCTATAAAACCTTGCCAGCATTTGAAGATGTACAGCAAGGGCTAGTGAATCTAAAAGCTAAAGGTTATCGATTGTTTGCGTTTTCAAATGGAACAGGGCCAGCGGTGCAGCAATTACTGCAAACAGCGGGAATCATTGATTTGTTTGAGGGGATTGTCAGTGCGGATGAGATTAAGACCTTTAAACCTAATCCAGATATTTATCAGCATTTTTTGCTGGTTTCAGGTTCATTAGCCAGTGATACTTGGCTTATATCAAGTAATCCCTTTGATGTGACAGGTGCTATATCAGCAGGGCTTAACTCAGCGTGGATTAAACGTTCTGACGAGGCTATATTTGATCCTTGGGAGATTCAACCTGATACCATTTCAGCTGATTTACTGCTGCTTGATAAAGCGCTCCAATTGAGTGACTTTTGA
- a CDS encoding TetR/AcrR family transcriptional regulator — protein sequence MSKSAKFNREETIQKAANLYWEKGFHATSMRNLQEVIDLRPGSIYASFGSKEGLFKEALQYYAQMGVEMLAQCRVDAGSPLKALKLFIERSVICNKSAAPSGMCMLVKTVAELTEDNADLLAETKNALAMVESEFAALLSEAQTLGELDDKQDPQALARFIQVQIIGIRTYAHANQDDKTIQELIDAVFVSSQLNACS from the coding sequence ATGAGTAAATCAGCTAAGTTTAATCGTGAAGAAACGATTCAAAAAGCGGCCAACCTATATTGGGAAAAAGGTTTTCACGCCACTTCAATGCGCAACCTGCAAGAAGTGATCGATCTACGTCCTGGTAGTATTTATGCCAGCTTTGGCAGCAAAGAAGGACTGTTTAAAGAGGCTTTACAGTACTATGCTCAAATGGGGGTTGAGATGTTAGCGCAGTGCCGTGTTGATGCGGGATCACCGCTGAAAGCATTAAAACTGTTCATTGAACGCTCTGTCATTTGCAATAAGTCGGCCGCCCCGAGCGGTATGTGTATGTTGGTGAAAACAGTTGCTGAATTAACTGAAGACAATGCCGATTTATTAGCTGAAACCAAAAATGCATTAGCGATGGTTGAGTCAGAATTTGCCGCATTATTATCTGAAGCGCAAACATTAGGTGAACTCGATGACAAGCAAGATCCCCAAGCATTAGCGCGTTTTATTCAGGTGCAGATTATTGGAATACGGACCTATGCGCATGCCAATCAAGACGATAAAACGATTCAAGAGCTTATCGACGCTGTTTTTGTTAGCTCACAGCTAAATGCATGTAGCTAA
- a CDS encoding HupE/UreJ family protein — MSQPLATAIKMVVIFMGLFASFSLFAHGVDEDTRQFLTLNQGVSIFPFIYIGAKHMVTGYDHLLFLVGVIFFLFRTKDVLIYVSLFTLGHSVTLLFGVLNDVQINAYLIDAIIGFSIVYKGFDNLGGFKRVFGFQPNTKIAVMIFGLFHGFGLATKIQEFQLPSDGLVANIIAFNVGVEIGQFLALGLILIVMSLWRRHQSYLQFSTAANTLLMSSGLMLVGFQLTGYFMS; from the coding sequence ATGAGCCAACCGCTGGCTACTGCCATAAAAATGGTAGTGATATTCATGGGGCTTTTCGCTTCATTTTCTTTATTTGCCCATGGTGTTGATGAAGACACTAGGCAATTTCTTACCTTAAATCAGGGCGTATCCATCTTCCCTTTCATTTACATTGGCGCCAAGCATATGGTCACTGGATATGACCATTTACTGTTTTTAGTTGGGGTAATCTTCTTTCTATTTCGCACTAAAGATGTGCTAATTTACGTCAGTTTATTCACTCTCGGCCACAGTGTAACCCTGTTATTTGGGGTACTAAATGATGTGCAGATTAATGCTTATCTAATTGATGCCATTATTGGATTTTCAATTGTGTACAAAGGCTTTGATAATCTCGGCGGCTTTAAACGCGTATTCGGATTTCAACCCAATACCAAAATAGCCGTGATGATCTTTGGACTGTTTCACGGCTTTGGCTTAGCCACCAAGATCCAAGAGTTTCAGCTCCCCAGCGATGGACTTGTTGCCAACATCATCGCCTTTAATGTCGGCGTTGAGATCGGTCAATTTTTAGCATTGGGATTAATACTGATAGTGATGAGTTTATGGCGACGTCACCAAAGTTACCTACAATTTTCAACTGCGGCTAACACTTTACTGATGAGCAGTGGCTTGATGCTAGTAGGTTTTCAATTAACCGGCTATTTCATGAGTTAA
- a CDS encoding DUF3144 domain-containing protein, with translation MFDSNPDKAFFDRASQFINVANEFNQDPQVKTGEVSASFMYSLTRYNAWFASTGFESAEQMQQKKAEMVAYYAEEYRKLLEGNMDDYIKNFDQYRKTQK, from the coding sequence ATGTTTGATTCAAATCCGGATAAGGCTTTTTTCGATCGCGCTAGCCAGTTTATTAATGTTGCTAATGAGTTTAATCAAGATCCCCAAGTAAAAACGGGTGAGGTAAGCGCTTCATTCATGTATTCTTTAACCCGCTACAATGCTTGGTTTGCTTCTACAGGGTTTGAAAGTGCTGAACAAATGCAGCAGAAAAAAGCTGAAATGGTTGCATATTATGCTGAAGAGTACCGCAAGTTGTTAGAAGGTAATATGGACGATTACATTAAAAACTTTGATCAATATCGTAAGACTCAAAAGTAA
- a CDS encoding bifunctional 2',3'-cyclic-nucleotide 2'-phosphodiesterase/3'-nucleotidase yields MKFNAKKLLLVTSVAAALTGCNSSSNDKTISMDLRLMETTDIHTNVMPYNYFESADHNETNLPEWGLARTSLVIAETRGEVLNSMLFDNGDLIQGSPMGDYMANKGTDYLKENTHPVYKAMNHLEYDAANLGNHEFNYGLDYLDEALEGSEFPYVSANVWKVDSALEKVSNAADECEVRITEDFYDQAENLYSPYVILDREFTAENGESYNVKVGVIGFTPPDIMGWDASHLVCNVMVSDIRKTAEHYVPIMKAEGADVIVAIPHSGLNDNNDEFAENATLHLAYVDGVDAIMFGHDHREFPNQTDEYGDIEGVNPELGLINGIPATMPGVWGSKLGVIDLKLQSSDEGETWTVDHTHSESNLRSLIPNESDVLIEDLVVEEHKGTVEFMSEMIAEIDVNMNSFFPQVVPDLSIQVVNQAQLHQLNKWIEEGEFADASEDAIFMSVSAPFKSGRNGAQDYTNIQTGELTNASVADIYVFDNNTPAVLKMTGADMKNWIEWVNSNAYNSLPLAEGETFLVEGFPGYNFDAFYAGFNESGEGLLKYTVNVEQESKYININGWEFDTTENEQLVELTYNGVEIADDAEIYVITNNYRASNSRMPGVDKAVLVKEEAAFNNRELVQFYLADRLAEQEGDSKLAFPNAEVFELVAPNTNSVSFSSATLDEGLRCATNEITGLSTDGEEGTKEGSEGFTIYNFNFDYSGEFNCKAKGQ; encoded by the coding sequence ACTAACGTTATGCCATACAATTACTTTGAAAGTGCAGATCACAACGAAACTAACTTACCTGAATGGGGCTTAGCGCGTACTTCTTTAGTTATTGCTGAAACGCGTGGTGAAGTATTAAATAGCATGTTGTTTGATAATGGCGATTTAATCCAGGGTAGCCCAATGGGCGATTACATGGCTAATAAAGGCACTGATTATCTAAAAGAAAATACTCATCCGGTTTACAAAGCGATGAACCATTTAGAATATGATGCCGCTAACTTAGGTAACCATGAGTTCAACTATGGCCTTGACTATCTAGATGAAGCGCTTGAAGGTTCTGAGTTCCCTTATGTTAGTGCAAACGTTTGGAAAGTTGATAGCGCACTTGAAAAAGTCAGCAATGCAGCTGATGAATGTGAAGTACGTATTACAGAAGATTTTTATGACCAAGCTGAAAATCTTTATAGCCCGTACGTCATTTTAGATCGCGAATTTACCGCTGAAAATGGTGAGTCATACAATGTTAAAGTGGGTGTAATTGGCTTTACTCCACCAGATATTATGGGCTGGGATGCTTCACACCTAGTATGTAATGTCATGGTTTCTGATATCAGGAAAACAGCTGAGCATTATGTTCCTATCATGAAAGCTGAAGGTGCTGACGTTATTGTTGCCATTCCGCATTCAGGTTTGAATGACAATAATGATGAGTTTGCTGAAAACGCAACACTACATCTTGCTTATGTTGATGGTGTAGATGCCATCATGTTTGGTCACGACCATCGTGAATTCCCTAATCAAACTGATGAATACGGCGATATCGAAGGTGTTAATCCTGAGCTGGGCTTAATCAATGGTATTCCTGCAACCATGCCAGGTGTATGGGGTTCTAAGTTAGGTGTTATTGACTTAAAGCTTCAATCTAGCGATGAAGGTGAGACATGGACTGTTGACCATACGCATTCAGAATCAAACCTTCGCTCACTAATTCCTAATGAGTCTGATGTTCTTATTGAAGACCTAGTAGTTGAAGAGCATAAAGGCACAGTTGAATTCATGTCAGAAATGATTGCTGAAATCGATGTGAACATGAACAGCTTCTTCCCACAAGTGGTACCTGATTTATCCATTCAAGTGGTTAACCAAGCGCAGCTTCATCAACTAAACAAGTGGATTGAAGAAGGCGAGTTTGCTGATGCATCAGAAGATGCCATCTTCATGTCTGTGTCTGCACCATTTAAGTCTGGTCGTAATGGCGCTCAAGACTACACCAACATTCAAACTGGTGAGCTAACTAATGCTTCAGTAGCTGATATCTATGTATTTGATAACAATACCCCAGCAGTCTTGAAAATGACTGGTGCAGATATGAAAAACTGGATTGAGTGGGTTAACTCAAACGCTTATAACAGCTTACCACTTGCTGAAGGCGAAACGTTCTTAGTTGAAGGCTTCCCTGGTTACAACTTCGATGCGTTCTACGCTGGCTTTAATGAGTCTGGCGAAGGTTTACTTAAGTACACTGTCAACGTTGAGCAAGAATCAAAATACATCAACATCAATGGTTGGGAATTCGATACCACTGAAAATGAGCAACTTGTAGAGCTAACGTATAACGGTGTTGAAATCGCTGATGATGCTGAAATCTATGTGATTACCAACAACTACCGTGCTTCTAACTCGCGTATGCCAGGTGTTGATAAAGCTGTGCTTGTTAAAGAAGAAGCGGCATTTAACAACCGTGAATTAGTGCAATTTTACTTGGCTGACCGTTTAGCCGAGCAAGAAGGTGATAGTAAATTAGCATTCCCAAATGCTGAAGTATTCGAGCTTGTTGCGCCAAATACGAACAGTGTTTCGTTTAGCTCTGCCACGCTTGATGAAGGTTTACGTTGTGCAACAAATGAAATCACTGGTCTATCTACAGACGGTGAAGAAGGGACTAAAGAAGGTAGCGAAGGCTTCACTATTTACAACTTTAACTTTGATTACAGCGGTGAATTTAACTGTAAAGCTAAAGGTCAGTAA